The genomic region AAACGCAGCTCGCGCAAATGTTTCAGGCTGGCATAGCCCGTGCCGAAATCGTCCAGGGCGATCTGCACACCAGCATTCTTGAGCGACTCGAGAATGGTTTTCGCGGTCGGCAGATCGCCGAACAGCCGGCTCTCGGTGACTTCGATGATCAGCCGCGCCGGTGCGATGCCCGTGCTGCACAGGTGACGCAGAACACGCTGGGGCAGCCAGCGATCGTTAAGCTGAAGCGGCGATATGTTGAACGAAAGCGTCATGTGCGGCGGCCACCTGCGGGCAGCGCGACAGGCGCGGTCCAGAAGTGCGAAAGCGAGCTCCTGGATCATGCCGGCTTCCTCCGCGATCGGGATGAAGTCATTCGGGCCGATCAGCCCGCGCCTGGGGTGCTGCCAGCGGGCGAGGCATTCAAATCCGGCGATGGCACCGGTCTGGAGATCGACGATCGGCTGAAAATAGGGGACGAATTCGCCGCGATGGATTCCCGCCCGCATGTCGATCTCGAGCTGCGCGCGATCGCGCATCTCGTGATCCAGCTCGGCCTCGAAGTGACACCAGCCGCGTTCGGGAAAGCGCTTGGCCCGATACCGCGCGAATCCGGCGGAATGAAGCAGCTGTTCGGCCGAGCACGAGTCGCCGGGCGCCGTTCTGATACCGATGCTGGCGCTGATCTCCGCCATGCCGCCGCGGAGCTGGATCGGCTTTGCGACGGCGGTGCGGATGCGCGCCGCCATCGCTTCCGCAGCCTCGGGGCCGGCGGGATGGGGCAGGATGCAGGCAAATTCGTCGCCGCTGATCCGTCCGGCGGTCGCGCCGTCCGGGAGCGCCGCCAGCAGTCGCTGCGCCACCGCCTGCAGCACATGATCGCCGCCCTGATGGCCGTAGCTGTCGTTGATCGGCTTGAACCGGTCGAGATCGACCAGCAGGACGGAGAGGAGGCCATCATTCGCCTCGTCCTGTGCGCGACGGATCGCCTCGAGGAGAGCCGTGCGGCTGGCAAGGCCCGTGAGCGTGTCATATTGGATGAGGTCGTCCGCGCGCGCTTCGGCAGCGTTGCGCGAGTGAAGCGCCTGGCGCAGCAGGCGGCGTTGACGGATCAACAGGACGAAATAGGCGAGGCCCGCGCCCAGCATCGCAGTGAAGAGTTCGTCGAGCTCGAGCTTTTCGTGTTGCTCGGCGAAGTTGGCGAAGCGTTCGAACACGTCGAAGACCGAGCCGAGGGCGGCCGCCACCATGAACGGCGCGACGAGCAGGATTTCGTCACGATGCCGCTCGAATTCCTCTGCGAGCCGCCTTCGGATATTTCCGATCCGTTCTTCGCTCATCCAACTCTTCCTTCCCTCCCCACATCTTAGGATGGGCGGAAGTGCGAGTGAGTTGGGGGATGTGCGGAGGCCTATGGAAAGATTGCGCTAACCACTGTTGCCAGGCTCTCGCGATCGCAATCGTCGAGCGATATCTCGAGCTCGGGGTTCGTGCTGTAGCCGACGACCTGCCCCTCGCGCGTCAGCCCGACCGAAAGCAGGCGCCAGCCGTCGCCGTCGCGCAGCGCCGTGAGCCCGCCGGGTGTCGGACTCCGATCCGGATCCAGGATGACGATCGACTGCACCGGCAGCCCCGCGCCAAGCGTCGCGCGCGAAACGCGCAGCGCGAAGGCGCGCGGCCCGACGCCGCTCGGTGCTTCCACTTCGTCACCCGTGACTGCGTCGGCGATGCGGCCGGCCGGCATCGGTCCGCCACGCACCTGGAGCATGCGGGCAGCCGCAGCGAGCGGCAACTTTGACGGCGGAACCGCTGCGGCAGGGGCAGGACCGGCCACCGGGCTCTGAAGCTCTTCGGCGAGCGCCTGGACGCGTGCCCGGGTTCGCTCCATGCGCGCGATGGGATCGACCACGTTGCCGATCGCGGAATCGAGCGCGCCTGCGCGGTGCTGCGCTTCGATCTGCGCGCGCAGTGCCGGCTCGTCGGCGACATCGAAGATCGCGAAGAGCGCGCGCCGGATCGCGGCGTTCCAGCGCCCGAATGGCTTCACGGCATTCTCGATCCGCGAAAGATTCACGGGCGGAAGCCCATAGTCCTGGTCGATCGTCGCAATGGTCAGCGCCGGATCGGCCGCACGCCGTGCCCGCAATGCGGCGGCGAGCAGCACGGCGAAGCGCTCCTCGGTCAGATCGGGCGAATTGCCGTCCCTGAACGGCTCAACCCAAGCATCGAAATCGAACCCGGGTGCGGCAAGATCGATCAGCAGATCGGTCGGCTCCAGTCCTAGCGCGTGCGCGACTCGGCGAATCTCGTCCGGTCGCGCGAATACTTCACCGCGTTCGATTTTCGAAAGACGGATATAGGGTACATCGGGAATCCGCATCGCGAGCGGCAGTAACTTGGGATAGCCGAGTCGTTGCCGCAACTCGCGCATGCGGTTCGGAAAGACGATTCCACGGTGCAGGTCGAGCGGTACCGGCCGCTGTCCAGTGCCGCCGCTCTCACTGCTTGTCCTTCGTTCTCGTCTGACCTTGACCATTGCCGCTCCTGCCTCTCTCCGTTTGTGGAGGCTTGGCGGCTAGTCCTGAACCACGTTTAGGAATAACACAAGGTAAACAAAACGTTCTTCACGATTTCTTAATGGAGCGCTTCGAAGCTCCGAGTGCCGGGTCCGGCGAGCAACGCGCAGGGACCGGTCGGCTCCATCGGCAGGATCGCCCGGAGCCCCTCGCCGTTAAGCGCATGATGCTGCATCCACCCGGGTGCCGCGGGCGCCGGGCGGGAAGGAGCGAACACCACTCCGCGGCCGTCGGTGATAACGCCCAGTTCAGTAGGCGCCGCACCTGCCGGCCAGCGACCCTCCAGCCAGTCGATGAACGCCGACCCGGTGCGCTGGAGCCTGCCCTCGGCGCTGTCCGCGGGGCAAAATGCGTCCGGCGCTGCAGTGATCTCCATGGCCGGCACGAAAGCGGGGCCCCACCAATGAATGTGGAGCAGCCCGGGCGTGCGCGTGACGCTGAGAAACATCGCGCTCGGCAGCAGCGGGCGCGCGGCCCCGGCCAGCGCCTCGGCAAGCCGAGTCAGCCGATAATTCGGCTGGAGCGGCGCGGGGGTTGCGCTCGCCTCCTGCCAATCCTCGAGGGTGCCGTGCACCTTCACTCTCCCGATCTCGATCCGTCTGCTTCATTATAGGATCCCGCGCAGGCGCGGACCCGATTTTCGCGGCCGATATCAGTGGCGTGTCTCGGATGCATGAAGGGCGATCCGGCCGGCCGCTTCCACGGTTTCGGTCGCGGCGGTGGCGAGCGCGGAGGGCTGAACGGCCGTAACGCGTGCGAGGCGGTTGTGCGGCTGACCGGCATCCGGAAGCAGCGGCGCTCTGGTCTCTGCCGGTGCGGGGGCGGGGCGACGCCGGGCCGGAGCCGCGGCATAGTCCGCCATCACCGCAAAGCGCGGATCGCTGGCTGCCAGCTCGGTGAGCGCCTTGGTCGCGCGCTTGGTGATCTGGCGCACGCGCTCCTTGGTCACGCCGGTGTCGTTCGAAACATCGTCGAGCGTGCCGGTATCGAACAGACGGCGGGCGATGATCTCACGATCGCGCGCCAGCTTGGCGTCGAGCTTTTCCAGTTCCGCGGGATCGATGCCATGGGTGGCGACGCGCAGGCGCGGTCCCTCGGCGACCGGGCGCGGCTCGGTGCGGCTGCGCGGCCGGCGACGCAGCTGCTGGATGCCGACCTTACGCAGATTCGCGACGTAGACGTCGATGAGCGATTCGACGGCGCCTTCCGCGAGATAATCGGAAGCGGCGGATTCGGTGCGGCCCAGGGCATCCTCGTCCTCGATCAGCGCCTCGGGAGACAGTTCCTCGCCATCGGCACCGGTGGCAAGCGCGTTCAGCGAAACGGTGGTGGCTTCCACCTTCTTCGCCGACGGGCGCTGGTCGGTCATCAGGCGGAAACGCAGGCTCTGCAGTTCGCCGCGGATCTGCCAGTTCACGAAGGTCGTGAACTGCGCCTTTTCAGGGTCATAGGCCTGGATCGCGCGGTGCGCTGCGATCGCGCAGCACTGCTCGGCATCGTCCCAGTGTGCGGTGAGGCCATATTGGCGGATGAAGTGGCGGATGCGCGGAGCGATCAGCTTGAGGATCGATGCGAAGGCACGGTCGACATTGGCGCGCTGACGGGCGGTCTGGCTCCCTTCGGCGGGCGTATTCTCGAGCACTACGGCGACGGCAGCTTCGAGTGCGGCGGTGATCTTCGACATGGACGGTCCCCTGTTTGCGGGC from Sphingosinithalassobacter sp. CS137 harbors:
- a CDS encoding putative bifunctional diguanylate cyclase/phosphodiesterase, whose translation is MSEERIGNIRRRLAEEFERHRDEILLVAPFMVAAALGSVFDVFERFANFAEQHEKLELDELFTAMLGAGLAYFVLLIRQRRLLRQALHSRNAAEARADDLIQYDTLTGLASRTALLEAIRRAQDEANDGLLSVLLVDLDRFKPINDSYGHQGGDHVLQAVAQRLLAALPDGATAGRISGDEFACILPHPAGPEAAEAMAARIRTAVAKPIQLRGGMAEISASIGIRTAPGDSCSAEQLLHSAGFARYRAKRFPERGWCHFEAELDHEMRDRAQLEIDMRAGIHRGEFVPYFQPIVDLQTGAIAGFECLARWQHPRRGLIGPNDFIPIAEEAGMIQELAFALLDRACRAARRWPPHMTLSFNISPLQLNDRWLPQRVLRHLCSTGIAPARLIIEVTESRLFGDLPTAKTILESLKNAGVQIALDDFGTGYASLKHLRELRFDRVKIDRSFIGNLDEAENGEIVRAIFRLCRGLGLPTTAEGIETAETAAPLAALGCDYGQGYLYSRPVDAEGALQLAHSSGFAPAASAVAGEIRPPLREAGSAVA
- a CDS encoding helix-turn-helix domain-containing protein, with product MRELRQRLGYPKLLPLAMRIPDVPYIRLSKIERGEVFARPDEIRRVAHALGLEPTDLLIDLAAPGFDFDAWVEPFRDGNSPDLTEERFAVLLAAALRARRAADPALTIATIDQDYGLPPVNLSRIENAVKPFGRWNAAIRRALFAIFDVADEPALRAQIEAQHRAGALDSAIGNVVDPIARMERTRARVQALAEELQSPVAGPAPAAAVPPSKLPLAAAARMLQVRGGPMPAGRIADAVTGDEVEAPSGVGPRAFALRVSRATLGAGLPVQSIVILDPDRSPTPGGLTALRDGDGWRLLSVGLTREGQVVGYSTNPELEISLDDCDRESLATVVSAIFP
- a CDS encoding sigma factor-like helix-turn-helix DNA-binding protein, whose product is MSKITAALEAAVAVVLENTPAEGSQTARQRANVDRAFASILKLIAPRIRHFIRQYGLTAHWDDAEQCCAIAAHRAIQAYDPEKAQFTTFVNWQIRGELQSLRFRLMTDQRPSAKKVEATTVSLNALATGADGEELSPEALIEDEDALGRTESAASDYLAEGAVESLIDVYVANLRKVGIQQLRRRPRSRTEPRPVAEGPRLRVATHGIDPAELEKLDAKLARDREIIARRLFDTGTLDDVSNDTGVTKERVRQITKRATKALTELAASDPRFAVMADYAAAPARRRPAPAPAETRAPLLPDAGQPHNRLARVTAVQPSALATAATETVEAAGRIALHASETRH